The proteins below come from a single Ochotona princeps isolate mOchPri1 chromosome 6, mOchPri1.hap1, whole genome shotgun sequence genomic window:
- the CHRM5 gene encoding muscarinic acetylcholine receptor M5 — protein MEGESYQNASTVNGTPVNQQPLERHRLWEVITIAAVTAVVSLVTIVGNVLVMISFKVNSQLKTVNNYYLLSLACADLIIGVFSMNLYTTYILMGRWVLGSLACDLWLALDYVASNASVMNLLVISFDRYFSITRPLTYRAKRTPKRAGIMISLAWLISFLLWAPAILCWQYLVGKRTVPPHECQIQFLSEPTITSGTAIAAFYIPVSVMTILYCRIYRETEKRTKDLADLQGSDSVAEVGRQRQPAHRALLRSCFRCPRPPLAHRERSQVSWSSSRRSTSTTGKSSPGPGLSADWARPEQLTAGSSCPSSEDEDKSSTGSVCQVVYKSQSKESPQEEFRATEAKETFTKAQAEKNDYDTPKYFLSPAASHRPKSQKCVAYKFRLVVKAEGSQEASNGCHKVKVMPCSLAVSKDPPARGLDPSLSHQMTKRKRMVLVKERKAAQTLSAILLAFILTWTPYNIMVLVSTFCDKCVPVTLWHLGYWLCYVNSTVNPICYALCNRTFRKTFKMLLLCRWKKKKAEEKLYWQGNSKLP, from the coding sequence ATGGAAGGGGAATCGTATCAGAACGCGTCCACGGTCAACGGCACCCCCGTGAATCAGCAGCCTTTGGAACGTCACAGGCTGTGGGAAGTCATCACCATTGCCGCCGTCACCGCTGTGGTGAGCCTGGTCACCATCGTGGGCAATGTCTTGGTCATGATCTCCTTCAAAGTGAACAGTCAGCTCAAGACGGTCAACAACTATTACCTGCTCAGCTTGGCATGCGCAGACCTCATCATCGGGGTCTTCTCCATGAACCTCTACACCACCTACATCCTCATGGGCCGCTGGGTCCTTGGGAGCCTGGCTTGTGACCTCTGGCTCGCCCTGGACTATGTGGCCAGCAATGCTTCCGTCATGAACCTTCTGGTGATCAGCTTTGACCGCTACTTTTCCATAACAAGGCCCCTGACGTACCGGGCCAAGCGCACCCCCAAGAGAGCTGGCATCATGATCAGCTTAGCCTGGctcatctccttcctcctctggGCCCCGGCAATCCTCTGCTGGCAGTACTTGGTCGGGAAGCGCACAGTgcccccacatgagtgccagaTCCAGTTCCTCTCTGAGCCCACCATCACGTCCGGCACAGCTATCGCTGCCTTCTACATCCCCGTATCTGTCATGACGATCCTCTACTGCCGAATTTACCGGGAAACAGAGAAGCGGACGAAGGACTTGGCCGATCTCCAAGGCTCTGACTCCGTGGCCGAGGTGGGGAGGCAGCGGCAGCCAGCACACAGGGCTCTGCTCCGGTCCTGCTTCCGCTGCCCGCGACCACCTCTGGCCCACAGGGAGAGGAGCCAGGTGTCCTGGTCATCCTCCCGCAGGAGCACCTCCACCACCGGGAAGTCCTCGCCAGGCCCCGGCCTTAGTGCTGACTGGGCCAGACCTGAGCAACTCACCGCTGGCAGCAGCTGCCCCTCCTCAGAAGATGAGGACAAGTCTTCCACTGGCTCTGTCTGCCAAGTGGTCTACAAGAGTCAATCCAAGGAGAGCCCCCAGGAAGAATTCAGGGCTACGGAGGCCAAGGAAACTTTCACGAAAGCTCAGGCTGAAAAAAATGACTATGATACCCCAAAATATTTCCTGTCTCCAGCTGCTTCTCACAGACCCAAGAGTCAGAAATGTGTGGCCTACAAGTTCCGCTTGGTGGTGAAAGCTGAGGGGTCCCAGGAGGCCAGTAATGGCTGTCACAAGGTGAAAGTCATGCCCTGCTCCCTCGCAGTGTCCAAGGACCCTCCAGCCAGGGGCCTTGACCCCAGCCTCAGCCACCAAATGACCAAACGGAAGAGGATGGTCCTAGTCAAAGAAAGGAAAGCGGCCCAGACCCTGAGTGCCATTCTTCTGGCCTTCATCCTCACATGGACCCCGTACAACATCATGGTCCTGGTGTCCACCTTCTGCGACAAGTGTGTGCCCGTCACCCTGTGGCACCTGGGCTACTGGTTGTGCTACGTCAACAGCACTGTCAACCCCATCTGTTACGCCCTCTGCAACAGAACCTTCAGGAAGACCTTTAAGATGCTGCTGCTCTGtcgatggaaaaagaaaaaggcagaagaGAAGTTGTACTGGCAGGGGAACAGCAAGCTACCCTGA